The following coding sequences are from one Verrucosispora sp. WMMD573 window:
- a CDS encoding TrkA family potassium uptake protein, producing MSDRTSDPGGIAVIGLGRFGSHLAESLSALGREVLAVDRDAQQVQKWSSMLDQVAQADATDEGALRQLGLTDLPRAVVAIGASVEASVLTVLALVELGIPQIWARATSGQHAKILSSVGAHRVIFPEAETGERLAHLIISRTLDLVEFDEAFAVARIRVPRSLAGRPTSEIQLLDRYGIRVIGIKRSGEQRYRYVSGDMQLVDDTILIVEGTIEQVQRFSTLS from the coding sequence TTGTCGGATAGGACATCGGACCCGGGCGGCATCGCCGTGATCGGCCTCGGCCGGTTCGGCAGCCATCTGGCCGAATCGCTCTCCGCCCTCGGCCGCGAGGTGTTGGCCGTCGACCGGGACGCCCAGCAGGTGCAGAAGTGGTCGTCGATGCTCGACCAGGTGGCGCAGGCCGATGCCACCGACGAGGGCGCGCTGCGCCAGCTCGGCCTGACCGACCTGCCCCGGGCGGTGGTGGCCATCGGCGCCTCCGTCGAGGCCAGCGTGCTCACCGTGCTCGCCCTGGTGGAGCTGGGCATTCCGCAGATTTGGGCCCGGGCGACCTCGGGTCAGCACGCGAAGATCCTCTCCTCGGTGGGTGCGCACCGCGTGATCTTTCCCGAGGCGGAGACCGGTGAGCGGCTCGCCCACCTGATCATCAGCCGGACGCTCGACCTCGTCGAGTTCGATGAGGCCTTCGCGGTGGCGCGGATCCGCGTTCCGCGGTCGCTCGCGGGTCGCCCGACCAGCGAGATCCAGCTGCTGGACCGCTACGGGATACGGGTGATCGGCATCAAGCGATCCGGCGAGCAGCGGTACCGGTACGTCTCGGGCGACATGCAACTCGTCGATGACACGATTCTCATCGTGGAGGGGACCATCGAACAGGTTCAGCGCTTCTCCACGCTGTCCTGA
- a CDS encoding serine/threonine-protein kinase, which yields MGGAVSRGAQLLGERYRLIEQLGAGGMSVVWRGYDEVLGRQVAVKVLASRLASDRAFRHRIRIEAQAAARLCHPNITNVYDYGESVQVGLTVPYVVMELIDGGPLTARLARDGRLPWREAVTVAAEVASALATAHARGVVHRDVTPGNVMLTATGVKVVDFGISALVGESEKGPDGTLLGTPAYLAPERLDNGQVSPATDVYAVGLLLYRMLTGRLPWQADTTTQMLRAHMYREPEPMPDVPGLPGGVADLVQRCLAKRPADRPGTGELARVLAEAAGKVPTVPAGTGVGDTDPSSLAEAGTTILPWSAATDALPLAGLRTRRRLNRRRRIEVVTAAAGLMAVTAAVWGVTSHSPASGGIDQPTQARIGGEQEIPCQVTYALRKDSGKDFTAELSLTNTGERELRDWTMSFAFPGEQQVTGATPAPVRQQGRSVAVQPVPQRPALAPGATEKVNLTGRYSGTNPLPVEFRVGTAVCRVQVSGVAGTAPTTKPAPTESATAKTVKATAGKAGSGGSKPKAKEPKPEKAKPDEGKGKGKGGGKPQPGKPGKGPGR from the coding sequence ATGGGTGGTGCGGTGAGCAGAGGCGCGCAACTGCTCGGTGAGCGGTACCGGCTCATCGAACAGCTCGGCGCGGGCGGCATGTCGGTGGTCTGGCGGGGCTACGACGAGGTGCTCGGCCGGCAGGTGGCGGTGAAGGTGCTCGCCTCCCGGCTGGCCAGCGACCGGGCGTTTCGGCACCGGATCCGGATCGAGGCCCAGGCCGCCGCCCGGCTCTGCCACCCCAACATCACGAACGTGTACGACTACGGCGAGTCCGTGCAGGTCGGGTTGACCGTGCCGTACGTGGTGATGGAACTGATCGACGGTGGTCCGCTGACCGCGCGGCTGGCCCGCGACGGACGCCTGCCGTGGCGGGAGGCGGTGACGGTGGCGGCCGAGGTCGCCTCCGCGCTGGCCACCGCGCACGCCAGGGGTGTGGTGCACCGCGACGTCACCCCCGGCAACGTGATGCTCACCGCGACCGGGGTGAAGGTGGTCGACTTCGGCATCTCCGCGCTGGTCGGTGAGAGCGAGAAGGGGCCCGACGGCACCCTGCTCGGCACCCCGGCCTACCTCGCTCCGGAACGGCTCGACAATGGCCAGGTCAGCCCGGCCACCGACGTGTACGCGGTCGGGCTGCTGCTGTACCGGATGCTCACCGGCCGGCTGCCCTGGCAGGCCGACACCACCACCCAGATGCTGCGCGCCCACATGTACCGCGAGCCGGAACCGATGCCCGACGTGCCGGGCCTGCCCGGCGGCGTCGCCGACCTCGTCCAGCGCTGCCTGGCGAAGCGACCGGCGGATCGGCCGGGCACCGGCGAACTGGCCCGGGTTCTCGCCGAGGCGGCCGGCAAGGTGCCGACGGTGCCGGCGGGCACCGGTGTGGGCGACACTGACCCGTCGTCGCTGGCCGAAGCCGGTACCACGATCCTGCCCTGGTCCGCGGCGACCGACGCGCTGCCCCTGGCCGGCCTGCGCACCCGTCGCCGTCTGAACCGTCGGCGGCGGATCGAGGTGGTGACGGCCGCCGCCGGGCTGATGGCGGTCACGGCGGCGGTCTGGGGGGTCACGTCGCACAGCCCCGCCAGCGGCGGAATCGACCAGCCGACCCAGGCGCGCATCGGCGGCGAACAGGAAATTCCCTGCCAGGTGACGTACGCGCTGCGCAAGGACTCCGGCAAGGACTTCACCGCGGAGTTGAGCCTGACCAACACCGGGGAGCGCGAACTGCGCGACTGGACCATGAGCTTCGCGTTCCCCGGCGAGCAGCAGGTGACCGGCGCGACTCCGGCACCGGTACGGCAACAGGGTCGGTCGGTGGCGGTGCAACCGGTCCCGCAGCGGCCGGCGCTGGCACCAGGCGCCACCGAGAAGGTGAACCTGACCGGGCGGTACTCCGGGACGAACCCGCTGCCGGTCGAGTTCCGGGTCGGCACGGCGGTGTGCCGGGTACAGGTCTCCGGCGTGGCCGGCACCGCGCCCACCACCAAGCCGGCACCCACCGAGTCGGCTACGGCCAAGACGGTGAAGGCAACCGCCGGCAAGGCCGGGTCGGGCGGCTCCAAACCGAAGGCCAAGGAGCCCAAACCCGAGAAGGCCAAGCCGGACGAGGGCAAGGGAAAGGGCAAGGGCGGCGGGAAGCCGCAGCCGGGTAAACCCGGCAAGGGCCCCGGCCGGTGA
- a CDS encoding fused MFS/spermidine synthase has translation MNSPSPDVAAPSAPSPPEAPRALPNGLAAFLVFYSSGAVLVLETAALRLVGPYVGVTLQVTSSVIGIALAAIAYGAWAGGWLADRRNPRTLLAPALVLSGIATAITLPAVRYAGEVLRGGAASAVLLLVAVAVFAPAMLLSAVSPLVIKLQLADLRRTGQVVGRLSGIGTLGAVTATLVTGFVLVAALPSTVILFGLAASLGITGIALGVYLHRQDRAALPGPARVKAALAVLGLAGAGLTMVAPNPCDVETAYHCARVQADPGRASGRTLLLNSAQHSYVDLADPTHLEYAYTRWIGAVADVIAPEGQRLDALHLGGGGFTVPRYLTATRPATDNLVFEIDGGLVELGERRLGVRQGPDLRAVVGDARMLVADEATDSRDFVVGDAFGHLVVPWHLATREMAAEIRRVTRPGGVYVQNVIDYPPLRFIRSEVATVAAEFTHVALVAPPEALAGERGANFLIMASDAPLPLAAVRARLDDANEPASLLSGGDLTDFVGDALVLTDDYAPVDQLLATA, from the coding sequence ATGAACTCTCCATCGCCTGACGTGGCGGCCCCGTCCGCGCCGTCCCCGCCGGAGGCGCCTCGGGCCCTGCCCAACGGGCTCGCCGCGTTCCTGGTCTTCTACTCCAGCGGTGCCGTCCTGGTCCTGGAGACCGCCGCATTGCGTCTGGTCGGGCCGTACGTCGGGGTGACCCTCCAGGTGACCAGCTCGGTCATCGGCATCGCGTTGGCCGCGATCGCCTACGGCGCGTGGGCGGGCGGCTGGCTGGCCGACCGGCGCAACCCCCGTACGCTCCTGGCCCCGGCGCTGGTGCTCTCCGGCATCGCCACCGCGATCACCCTACCGGCGGTGCGGTACGCCGGTGAGGTGCTGCGCGGCGGCGCGGCCAGCGCGGTCCTGCTGCTGGTCGCGGTCGCCGTGTTCGCGCCCGCGATGCTGCTCTCGGCGGTCAGCCCACTGGTGATCAAACTCCAGCTAGCCGACCTACGCCGTACCGGCCAGGTAGTCGGGCGGCTCTCCGGCATCGGCACCCTCGGTGCCGTCACGGCCACCCTGGTCACCGGGTTCGTGCTGGTGGCCGCCCTGCCCAGTACCGTCATCCTGTTCGGGTTGGCCGCGTCCCTCGGCATCACCGGTATCGCGCTCGGGGTGTACCTGCACCGGCAGGATCGGGCCGCCCTGCCCGGACCGGCCCGGGTCAAGGCCGCCCTGGCGGTGCTCGGCCTGGCCGGGGCCGGGCTGACCATGGTCGCCCCGAATCCCTGCGACGTTGAGACGGCGTACCACTGTGCCCGCGTCCAGGCCGATCCGGGTCGGGCCAGCGGACGGACGCTGCTGCTCAACTCGGCCCAGCACTCGTACGTGGACCTGGCCGACCCGACCCACCTGGAGTACGCGTACACCCGGTGGATCGGGGCGGTGGCCGACGTGATCGCACCTGAGGGGCAGCGGCTCGACGCGCTGCACCTGGGTGGGGGCGGATTCACCGTCCCGCGTTACCTGACCGCCACCCGGCCCGCCACGGACAACCTGGTGTTCGAGATCGACGGCGGGCTGGTCGAGTTGGGGGAGCGGCGACTCGGCGTACGCCAGGGACCGGACCTGCGGGCGGTGGTGGGTGACGCCCGGATGCTGGTGGCCGACGAGGCGACCGACAGCCGGGACTTCGTGGTGGGCGACGCCTTCGGGCACCTGGTGGTGCCCTGGCACCTGGCGACCAGGGAGATGGCCGCCGAGATCCGCCGGGTGACCCGCCCGGGAGGCGTGTACGTCCAGAACGTCATCGACTACCCGCCGCTGCGGTTCATCCGCAGCGAGGTGGCCACCGTCGCCGCCGAGTTCACCCACGTCGCTCTGGTCGCCCCGCCCGAGGCGCTGGCCGGCGAGCGGGGTGCCAACTTCCTCATCATGGCCTCGGACGCGCCGCTACCACTTGCCGCGGTACGGGCCCGGCTCGACGACGCCAACGAGCCGGCCAGTCTGCTCAGCGGCGGTGACCTGACGGACTTCGTCGGCGACGCGCTGGTGCTCACCGACGACTACGCCCCGGTGGACCAACTGCTCGCCACCGCCTGA
- a CDS encoding inositol monophosphatase family protein, translating to MVDTLLDDVSGLLRETADRVVLPLFRHLDAADVSEKAPGELVTVADRRAEEMISARLRRLRPGSVVVGEEAVADDPDLLRHLRASGDVWLVDPVDGTANFAAGRRPFALMVSLLTDGEPVAAWVFDPLADALATGRAGEGTYLDGRPLHLPDGSPPTGELRGTAMTKFLPGPSRRTVEAGGARLGELLPGQHCAGREYLDVLTGRQQFVLFWRTLPWDHGPGTLLVRAAGGVARRLDGTDYHPADTEHGLLIAANQEVWTKVQTTLLPT from the coding sequence GTGGTTGACACCCTGCTCGACGACGTCTCCGGGCTGCTGCGGGAGACCGCCGACCGCGTCGTGCTGCCCTTGTTCCGCCATCTCGACGCCGCCGACGTGAGCGAGAAGGCCCCCGGTGAGCTGGTCACGGTCGCCGACCGCCGGGCCGAGGAAATGATCAGCGCCCGGTTGCGCCGGCTGCGCCCCGGCTCGGTTGTGGTCGGCGAGGAGGCGGTGGCCGACGATCCCGACCTGTTGCGGCACCTGCGAGCCTCGGGAGACGTGTGGTTGGTCGACCCGGTCGACGGCACCGCGAACTTCGCGGCGGGTCGCCGCCCGTTCGCGTTGATGGTCTCCCTGCTCACCGATGGTGAACCGGTGGCCGCCTGGGTGTTCGACCCGCTGGCCGACGCGTTGGCGACCGGCCGTGCCGGCGAGGGCACGTACCTGGACGGTCGGCCGTTGCACCTGCCCGACGGGTCGCCGCCGACGGGTGAGCTGCGGGGCACCGCGATGACGAAGTTCCTGCCGGGGCCGTCCCGGCGCACGGTGGAGGCGGGCGGTGCGCGGCTCGGCGAGTTGCTGCCGGGGCAGCACTGCGCCGGTCGTGAGTATCTCGACGTGCTCACCGGCCGGCAGCAGTTCGTGCTGTTCTGGCGGACCCTGCCCTGGGATCACGGCCCGGGCACCCTGCTGGTGCGGGCCGCAGGTGGCGTCGCCCGCCGGCTCGACGGCACGGACTACCACCCCGCCGACACCGAACACGGCCTGCTGATAGCCGCCAACCAAGAGGTCTGGACCAAAGTCCAAACCACCCTCCTCCCCACCTAA
- a CDS encoding response regulator, translated as MTAPADGNSPIEVLLVEDDPGDVLMTQEAFEEHKLRNRLNVVSDGAEALAYLRREGQYADAQLPDLILLDLNLPRRDGREVLEEIKKDEQLCRIPVVVLTTSQADEDILRSYQLHANAYVTKPVDFEQFIAVVRQIDEFFVSVVKLPPRG; from the coding sequence ATGACCGCGCCGGCGGACGGCAACAGCCCGATCGAGGTGCTCCTGGTCGAGGACGACCCGGGTGACGTGTTGATGACCCAGGAAGCGTTCGAGGAGCACAAGCTGCGCAACCGGCTCAACGTCGTCTCCGACGGTGCCGAGGCGCTGGCCTACCTGCGTCGCGAGGGCCAGTACGCGGACGCCCAGCTGCCCGACCTGATCCTGCTCGACCTGAACCTGCCCCGCCGGGACGGCCGGGAGGTGCTGGAGGAGATCAAGAAGGACGAGCAGCTCTGCCGGATCCCGGTGGTGGTGCTGACCACCTCCCAGGCCGACGAGGACATCCTGCGCAGCTACCAGCTGCACGCGAACGCGTACGTGACCAAGCCGGTCGACTTCGAGCAGTTCATCGCGGTGGTCCGGCAGATCGACGAGTTCTTCGTCAGCGTGGTGAAGCTGCCGCCGCGTGGTTGA
- a CDS encoding sensor histidine kinase yields the protein MTTTDTGWSLRGRLAVLVAVVGLLLLGVAVAEAVVATRSRAHIDAVLNQTGPLRVQSQELLAVLVDQETAIRGYALTGDREDLVPFDTGRQREEELAVSMDQLLASYPELRDEFDTVQQRTEQWRQAVALPVIAAIETGGAAAGQQLLTDQSRQQFDQIRVAVEVLQNGILEVRDEAAANVRSTSNLLVLLLVIAALVVLVAGVVLLTSLERMVIRPLTSLAGQVREVAVGDYGHGITGTGPPEFQRLGEDVDAMRQKIAADLAEVRAARERIEWVNTQLQKQAEELTRSNRDLEQFAYVASHDLQEPLRKVASFCQLLQRRYAGQLDERADQYIAFAVDGAQRMQRLINDLLAFSRIGRLTTGFTDVDLNRLMTEVAAQTEPARQYADAELTWGELPVIRGEEPLLTNLLVNLVSNSVKFRRADVPPKVHVSARLIGEDWEITCQDNGIGIEPEFADKIFVIFQRLHAKDAYPGTGIGLAIVKKIVEYHGGRVWVDTDVPEGTAIRFTLPALPADVEAAKSAHGSAAVGDAADGPDAAQVGTDAAAVRADDEVRPGDGTVGAEAGGDSERPSAVAGLPQASGGTGGMKEAVG from the coding sequence GTGACGACCACGGATACCGGCTGGAGCTTGCGTGGCCGGCTGGCCGTGCTCGTCGCGGTCGTCGGGTTGCTGTTGCTCGGGGTGGCGGTGGCGGAGGCGGTGGTCGCCACCCGTAGCCGGGCGCACATCGACGCGGTGCTCAACCAGACCGGTCCGCTGCGGGTCCAATCCCAGGAACTGCTCGCGGTCCTGGTCGACCAGGAGACCGCGATCCGGGGGTATGCGCTGACTGGCGATCGGGAGGATCTCGTCCCGTTCGACACCGGCAGGCAGCGGGAGGAGGAGCTGGCCGTCTCGATGGACCAGCTGCTGGCCAGCTACCCGGAGCTTCGTGACGAGTTCGACACGGTGCAGCAGCGGACGGAGCAGTGGCGGCAGGCGGTCGCCCTGCCTGTCATCGCAGCCATCGAGACCGGTGGCGCCGCCGCCGGCCAGCAGCTGCTCACCGACCAGTCGCGGCAGCAGTTCGACCAGATCCGGGTCGCCGTCGAGGTGCTGCAGAACGGCATCCTGGAGGTTCGCGACGAGGCCGCCGCAAACGTACGCAGCACCAGCAATCTGTTGGTGCTGCTGCTGGTCATCGCGGCGCTCGTGGTGCTGGTCGCCGGGGTGGTGCTGCTCACCTCGCTGGAGCGGATGGTGATCCGTCCGCTGACCAGCCTGGCCGGGCAGGTTCGGGAGGTCGCCGTCGGCGACTACGGCCACGGCATCACCGGCACCGGTCCGCCGGAGTTCCAACGTCTCGGCGAGGACGTGGACGCCATGCGGCAGAAGATCGCCGCGGACCTGGCCGAGGTGCGTGCGGCCCGCGAGCGGATCGAGTGGGTCAACACCCAGTTGCAGAAGCAGGCCGAGGAGCTGACCCGGTCCAACCGTGACCTGGAGCAGTTCGCCTACGTCGCCTCGCACGACCTGCAGGAGCCGCTGCGCAAGGTGGCGAGCTTCTGTCAGCTGCTCCAGCGGCGTTATGCCGGGCAACTCGACGAACGGGCCGACCAGTACATCGCCTTCGCGGTGGACGGCGCGCAGCGGATGCAACGGCTGATCAACGACCTGTTGGCCTTCTCCCGGATCGGGCGGCTCACCACGGGCTTCACCGATGTCGACCTGAACCGCCTCATGACGGAGGTGGCGGCCCAGACCGAGCCGGCCCGGCAGTACGCCGACGCCGAGCTGACCTGGGGCGAGCTGCCGGTGATCCGCGGCGAGGAGCCGCTGCTGACCAATTTGCTGGTCAACCTGGTCAGCAACTCGGTGAAGTTCCGTCGGGCGGATGTTCCGCCGAAGGTGCATGTCTCGGCCCGGCTGATCGGCGAGGATTGGGAAATCACCTGCCAGGACAACGGCATCGGGATCGAGCCGGAGTTCGCCGACAAGATCTTCGTCATCTTCCAGCGGCTGCACGCCAAGGACGCGTACCCGGGTACCGGGATCGGGCTGGCGATCGTCAAGAAGATCGTGGAGTACCACGGTGGCCGGGTCTGGGTGGACACCGACGTGCCCGAGGGGACGGCGATCCGTTTCACCCTGCCCGCGCTGCCCGCCGACGTCGAGGCCGCGAAGAGCGCCCACGGGTCCGCAGCGGTTGGGGACGCGGCGGACGGGCCCGATGCGGCGCAGGTCGGAACGGACGCGGCGGCGGTCCGGGCCGATGACGAGGTCCGGCCGGGTGACGGTACCGTCGGCGCCGAGGCCGGCGGCGACTCGGAACGCCCCTCGGCCGTCGCTGGCCTGCCACAGGCCAGCGGTGGGACAGGTGGCATGAAGGAGGCGGTGGGATGA
- a CDS encoding fused response regulator/phosphatase has protein sequence MSWPYPQGGLGGNPNLPPGERLSVLLVEDDEGDAFLVGELLAETNSGIDLLVATSLSEARRRIAGVDCVLLDLGLPDAQGLDGLRQVLEMSGSAAVCVLTGRTDEHLGIVAVAEGAQDYLVKGQVDGILLTRALRYAVERKRADENARRLREVELRQAESARLERGLLPQPLMSTDQIAVHTFYRPGRHAALIGGDFYDVVQTRPDRVDLIIGDVCGHGVDEAALGVELRVAWRALILAGVPDDEVLPALEQVLMSERRLQEIFATVATARLDLNAGQATVRLAGHPPPVLLAGGRVTPVPAPGGLLLGVRPRRPVAFDLKFDTEDWSLLMYTDGLIEGRVGAGDERLDVPGLTRLLTEPDSRAVALPDLPAWLVGRAEQLNDGPFADDVAMLLVSRGGGR, from the coding sequence GTGTCGTGGCCGTACCCACAGGGCGGGCTGGGTGGCAACCCGAACCTGCCGCCCGGGGAGCGGCTGAGCGTGCTGCTGGTGGAGGACGACGAGGGTGACGCCTTCCTGGTCGGCGAGCTGCTGGCCGAGACGAACTCCGGGATCGACCTGCTGGTGGCCACCAGCCTGAGCGAGGCCCGCCGACGGATCGCGGGGGTCGACTGCGTACTGCTCGACCTGGGGTTGCCCGACGCACAGGGGCTGGACGGGCTGCGGCAGGTGCTGGAGATGTCCGGCAGCGCGGCCGTCTGTGTGCTCACCGGCCGCACCGACGAGCACCTGGGCATCGTGGCAGTTGCCGAGGGGGCACAGGATTACCTGGTCAAGGGTCAGGTCGACGGGATTCTGCTGACCCGGGCGCTGCGCTACGCGGTGGAGCGCAAGCGGGCCGACGAGAACGCCCGCCGGCTGCGTGAGGTGGAGCTGCGCCAGGCCGAGTCGGCCCGGTTGGAGCGCGGCCTGCTGCCCCAGCCGCTGATGTCGACCGATCAGATCGCCGTACACACCTTCTACCGGCCCGGCCGGCACGCCGCCCTGATCGGCGGGGACTTCTACGACGTGGTGCAGACCCGTCCGGACCGGGTGGATCTGATCATCGGTGACGTCTGCGGACACGGCGTGGACGAGGCCGCCCTCGGCGTCGAACTGCGGGTGGCCTGGCGGGCGCTGATTCTCGCCGGAGTGCCGGACGACGAGGTGCTTCCCGCGCTGGAACAGGTGCTGATGAGCGAGCGTCGGCTGCAGGAGATCTTCGCGACCGTGGCGACGGCTCGGCTGGACCTGAACGCCGGCCAAGCGACGGTGCGGCTGGCCGGCCATCCGCCACCGGTGCTGCTCGCCGGGGGGCGGGTGACGCCGGTGCCGGCCCCGGGTGGGCTGCTGCTCGGCGTACGGCCGCGCCGGCCCGTCGCCTTCGACCTGAAGTTCGACACCGAGGACTGGTCTCTGTTGATGTACACCGATGGTCTGATCGAGGGCCGGGTGGGCGCGGGCGACGAACGGCTCGACGTGCCCGGCCTGACCCGCCTGCTGACCGAGCCGGACAGCCGGGCGGTTGCGCTGCCCGATCTGCCGGCCTGGCTGGTAGGGCGGGCCGAGCAGCTCAACGACGGTCCGTTCGCCGACGATGTGGCGATGCTGCTGGTTTCCCGGGGTGGTGGCCGGTGA
- a CDS encoding M28 family peptidase, with amino-acid sequence MGAPPTPAADRAFSRPRRRPLAALAALVALVAVGAGALLDLRPPAPRPTDTPPGEFSAGRAYPHVTQVAGRPHVAGSPANEAVRGYLEGVLRDLGLQTQVQDTVAEEAGQLSGAAGGATLARVRNVVARLPGTAPTGTVFLVAHYDAVQTGPGGNDDAAGVATILEVARALTDGPAPRNDVVFVLTDAEEACLCGASTFASEHPLAAGKGVVLNLEARGRTGPVIMFETSPENARLVEVFGRAAPHPVGTSFAVEVYRALPNDTDFTAFLDEGFLGLNSAYLDGGAIYHTPLDTPASMDRASLQHHGDNTLGLAKEFGRIDLGDLRAGHDATYFPVPGGLARYPGWLVLPLALLALAGVVGLGWLARRRNRVTTGRLAAGFGLALVPIVVAPLGAQLLWAAILALRPGNAELLDPYRPTWYRLAVLALAAAVVFAWYALSRRRIGPAALAIGGLGWLALLGVLLAFLAPGGAYLATLPALAGALGGLVALATRLDGPVPVIAVTVAAAVAVLLLLPTVVLLFPALGMAMGGVAALFAVLLGLAALPVVDLLHPQAGGQRGTMALRARRLGALPAGAAALAAVVLAGVGVAVDRFDATHPVPTHLMYALDAGTGQARWLSHEGEPQPWTDEYVDGPVQVADEFPGIGGDELLGGPAQPADLPAPRLDVLTDTTTAGERTLTLRLTPQRQVRLTTLHVDTDTAEVRRAEVAGRPVPVETRDGRWGFGVVFHAPPPEGIEVTLTVTPKADRIALRAMDASDGLDALPGFRPRPPDVGVAGSHSSEMLAVARTYPL; translated from the coding sequence GTGGGCGCACCCCCCACCCCCGCCGCCGACCGCGCCTTCAGCAGGCCGCGTCGACGTCCCCTCGCCGCGCTGGCGGCACTCGTCGCGCTCGTCGCCGTCGGCGCGGGCGCTCTGCTCGACCTGCGTCCTCCGGCACCCCGGCCGACCGACACGCCGCCCGGCGAGTTCAGCGCCGGGCGCGCCTACCCGCACGTGACGCAGGTCGCCGGGCGACCACACGTCGCGGGCAGCCCGGCCAACGAGGCGGTCCGCGGCTACCTGGAAGGCGTACTGCGTGACCTCGGGCTCCAGACGCAGGTGCAGGACACCGTCGCCGAGGAAGCCGGACAGCTCAGCGGCGCGGCGGGTGGCGCCACCCTGGCCCGGGTCCGCAACGTGGTGGCCCGGCTGCCCGGCACCGCCCCCACCGGGACGGTGTTCCTGGTCGCGCACTACGACGCGGTGCAGACCGGGCCGGGCGGCAACGACGACGCCGCCGGGGTCGCGACCATCCTGGAGGTGGCCCGCGCGCTGACCGACGGCCCGGCGCCCCGCAACGACGTCGTCTTCGTGCTCACCGACGCCGAGGAGGCGTGCCTCTGCGGAGCCTCGACGTTCGCCTCCGAGCACCCACTTGCCGCCGGCAAGGGGGTGGTGCTCAACCTGGAGGCGAGGGGTCGCACCGGTCCGGTGATCATGTTCGAGACGTCGCCGGAGAACGCGCGTCTGGTCGAGGTCTTCGGCCGGGCCGCACCGCACCCGGTGGGCACCTCCTTCGCGGTCGAGGTGTACCGCGCGCTGCCCAACGACACCGACTTCACCGCCTTCCTCGACGAGGGGTTCCTCGGGCTGAACTCGGCGTACCTGGATGGTGGCGCGATCTACCACACGCCGCTGGACACCCCCGCCTCGATGGACCGGGCCAGCCTCCAACACCACGGGGACAACACCCTCGGTCTCGCCAAGGAGTTCGGTCGGATCGACCTCGGCGACCTGCGCGCCGGTCACGACGCCACCTACTTCCCCGTGCCCGGCGGTCTCGCCCGCTACCCCGGCTGGCTGGTACTGCCGTTGGCGCTGCTGGCGCTGGCCGGCGTGGTCGGGCTCGGCTGGCTGGCCCGACGGCGGAACCGGGTCACCACCGGTCGGCTGGCCGCCGGCTTCGGCTTGGCTCTGGTGCCGATCGTGGTGGCCCCGCTGGGCGCCCAGTTGCTCTGGGCGGCGATCCTCGCCCTCCGGCCGGGAAACGCCGAACTGCTCGACCCGTACCGGCCGACCTGGTACCGACTGGCCGTGCTGGCGCTCGCCGCCGCCGTCGTGTTCGCCTGGTACGCGCTGAGCCGACGCCGGATCGGCCCGGCCGCGCTGGCGATCGGCGGGCTCGGCTGGCTGGCGCTGCTCGGCGTACTGCTGGCGTTCCTGGCGCCCGGCGGGGCCTACCTGGCGACCCTGCCCGCCCTGGCGGGGGCGCTCGGCGGGCTGGTGGCGCTGGCCACCCGCCTCGACGGGCCGGTACCGGTGATCGCGGTGACCGTCGCGGCCGCGGTCGCGGTGCTCCTACTGCTGCCCACCGTCGTGCTGCTCTTCCCGGCGCTGGGCATGGCGATGGGCGGCGTCGCGGCGCTCTTCGCGGTGCTGCTCGGTCTCGCCGCGCTGCCGGTGGTCGACCTGCTGCACCCACAGGCTGGCGGTCAGCGGGGCACGATGGCGCTGCGGGCCCGCCGACTCGGTGCCCTGCCGGCCGGGGCCGCTGCGCTGGCCGCGGTGGTCCTCGCCGGGGTCGGGGTCGCCGTCGACCGGTTCGACGCCACGCATCCCGTGCCCACCCATCTGATGTACGCGCTGGACGCCGGCACCGGCCAGGCCCGCTGGCTCAGCCACGAGGGCGAGCCACAGCCCTGGACCGACGAGTACGTGGACGGCCCGGTCCAGGTCGCCGACGAGTTCCCCGGAATCGGCGGCGACGAGTTGCTCGGCGGGCCGGCACAGCCGGCGGACCTGCCCGCGCCCCGGCTGGACGTGCTGACCGACACCACCACCGCGGGCGAGCGCACCCTGACCCTCCGGCTCACCCCGCAACGTCAGGTACGCCTGACCACCCTGCACGTCGACACGGACACCGCCGAAGTGCGGCGGGCCGAGGTCGCCGGCCGCCCGGTTCCGGTGGAGACCCGCGACGGCCGCTGGGGATTCGGGGTGGTCTTCCACGCCCCACCGCCCGAGGGAATCGAGGTCACGCTAACCGTCACGCCGAAGGCGGACCGGATCGCGCTGCGCGCGATGGACGCCAGCGACGGCCTCGACGCGCTGCCCGGTTTCCGCCCCCGCCCACCGGACGTCGGCGTCGCCGGCTCGCACAGCTCCGAGATGCTCGCCGTCGCCCGTACCTACCCGCTGTGA
- a CDS encoding Smr/MutS family protein yields MKLKLDLHDIFNKGHDIDRALRGIMDEAVAKKATLVEIIPGKGSGQLKKRVLRFLDQKDVKQLYHRVEKDSKNFGRLFVHFRWK; encoded by the coding sequence ATGAAGCTGAAGCTGGACCTGCACGACATCTTCAACAAGGGCCACGACATCGACCGGGCGCTGCGCGGGATCATGGACGAGGCGGTGGCCAAGAAGGCCACCCTCGTCGAGATCATCCCAGGCAAGGGCTCCGGTCAGCTCAAGAAGCGGGTGCTGCGCTTCCTCGACCAGAAGGATGTCAAGCAGCTCTACCACCGGGTCGAGAAGGACTCCAAGAACTTCGGCCGCCTCTTCGTCCATTTCCGCTGGAAGTAG